The segment TATTCattacaatttaatatcatatactatattatatttaatactttacatatatgattttaattttaaaaattgaaaaaaccaGAAATTGACAAgtgaataatatttatttcaaaaataccacaaaataacAAGTATCAAACTCATGAGAATGTGACATATGGtaaaaaaaacctttatttattagagtagatttttGCATACCTAGAGGCCTAAACATCTACTAGGATACACATAACACAATGTGAAcaataacataaatcaatgaagATATTGATTAAATAAATATCTGGTACATACTGTTGTCCAAGTAATTCTTTTGAAAGTTCTTCAAATAGAAGCTTATATCGTTTTGTTTTAAAGAACTCTTGGTCTCAAATCTTAAAGGTAATTTTTATGAACTCTCTACATTTTGATCTTATATTTAATTAagtctttgtattttttttttctgattaagTCTAATTAACGGTTAAATTAATTGTCCAAAATtgaataatttaacatttattcGTGACTTAatcaaaaaaaaatatagaaactTAATTGAATATAACATGATTTCCTTATTCTATTTTATACCAAACCCAATAAAATCAAATAGCAGGCACCATTGTTGCACTTTCTCTAAAATAGTATTTAACAGTTCTAGTTTTCTTCTGTTAAAATTTGCTTAACTTATCCAACTATTAACGGAGCAAATTGATTATAAACCTACAAATACTATCAAACCTTGAAATTCCATATCATTTTCTTTTTCATCCCACAGAAACACCAAGTCTTCAACATTTTCTTGAAAAGATCTTAACAAAAAGAATCCCATCAAAATTCCGCCATGGATGATTCTTTAAATCCACGACACTCTCCCCCTGGTTCCGACGAGGGGTCTACCCCTGGTTTTGGTTCTGGGTATCGTTCTATTTCTGCGTCTGGTGGCTCTACCAGAGAATCCACTCCTTCCGTCGAAGTCAACCCATTGCCGTCGGCACTTCTACCAcaaagtgttggtggttcaaatAGCGAGAGAGAGACAGCCACAGCTGGTGCTGGCGGTGAACcaaaaaaagaaaagaatgtCACCAGTCATTCAAAGGCAACCAAACGCCGTCGAGCCGGATTATCAATGGGCAAAGAAAAAGTTGACGATGGCATTGCTGCCACCAGAACCCCCACTCCAGCGAAGAAACAAGAGATTAATCTTTTGATGGACATTATCGAGTTTTACAACAAAAATAGGACGTATCCATTTGATGACTCCAACGACATGAAAATGTTCTATAAGCAGTGGATCAAGCGGCGTGCAGTTTACGCAGAGGAAGATGTAATGAGTAACAAAATGGTTGAGCTGCATGAACGATTCTTGATGAACTTGCAGAAGACATTGTCTGGTGACGATATAGAAGATTGGATGGATCACACCGATGTCAAAATCTATCGATTATCTTACAGGATTTGGGGGGAAAAAGATGATACTCAAGATTCATCCGAAAGAACAGTCAGTGATAACTAAAGATTCCGCAAAAGAGTCCGGTGATGACCAGGTTGAGTCTTCGGCTTTTCGAAGCTCCGTTAATGGATTAGTCATGATGAATATAGGGTTAATTAGTTGTAGGATTTCAAGAGTCTAATTGATACAAAGAAATATAATCGCTTTAATGTAAACAAGTTTTACTTTACACAAATCAAAggattgatttttgaattttgataagATCTTGATTATCACGTGCATTGTTATAATTAATTGTTACTCACTCCTCTTTTTTTTCCTAATTAATGATCGGGTTCGTAATTGTGATGATATGATTTAAGGGTTCTTAGTTCTCACAGTGAGTGGTAAACTGATAATGCCCACGCATATTTATCAACTTGACCATATATCCCATATATATGTCCCTTTTAAAGATTAGATATTCATATTGCTTTGTATTTGGTACTTATTTTGATCGATAGATTTTATTTGTTCTATCTGTTAAAGTATTTCACTTATTTAATAATATACCAAAACTTTAGTTTAAGTTATAAATCAAATCAAAATGTGACTAATTAAGTACGTAGTAACACATTTTTATgtagataaataaaaaaataaaaaaataatagtaTCAAATGTAAAAAGGAGCATGCCAACAAACGTCACAACTGCCGAAGTGCGTGACTAGTGAAGTCCCGTCTATATATGGAAGTAGTTGTTTAGAATCTTGAAACTCCATCTTCACTTTCttattcctctctctctctctctctctccttattcttttcgatcagggaaaaccctaattcaaaaTCTTGAAAAGATCATTAACAAGAAGAAATCCATCAAGATTCCACCATGGATTCTTCACAATCACAATACTCCCACTCTGCTTCTGGTTCTGTTTCTCGTTCTGGTACTGCTTCTCATTCTCGTTCTGAGAATGGTTCCGATTCTCGTTCTCTCTCTCGCTCTAGTTCTGGTTCTGGTTCTGGTTCTGATTCTGAGTCTATGTCTATGTCGTCATCGGATGCGGGTTCTAATTCTGCAAGAACATCCAGCCCTTCCGCCGTAAACAACCCACTGGAACAGCATCCACAAAGTGAAAGTTCAGGCAGCTTGAAAACGATCACCTCTGCAGACTTCGAACCAGAGGAAGAAGAGAATGTCGATCCAATGAATCAATCTACGCCAAGTGAAGAGCATCATGAAACCGCATCATCAACTGCAAAAGAAAACGCGGAGGATAACACCACCACCAGCCACGGCAAACAGAGGGGAGCGGAGGAGATAGGTCTTTTGACGGACCTTTATGCCTTCTATAACAGAACACAACATTACACTTTTATTCGGGCGACATGCAAGAATTCTATCACAGACAGATCTTCGTATATCGGGCTTATGCAACAGAAGAGGAAGTGGATAAAAAAGTAAGCCAATTGTACGAAAACTACATAAAGCTGTTAGACAAGAAGGCAGAAGCTCCGACGGACCCTATTGACATCGAAATCTTTCGACAATCGTCATGGATTTGGGGTGATGCGGCAGCTAATTCAAGCGATGATGATGAAGATTCGTTAGACAAAAAAACTTCGAATGATCTTAAAGATTCATCTAAACAAGAAACTGGGGATGATGATATGAGAGATCCAATAGATTCTTCTAAACAAGAAATCGGAGATGGTGATTTGAAAGATCCAAAAGGTTGGCGTAAACAAGAAAATGGGGATGATGATATTAAAGACTCAAAGGGTTTATCTAGACAAGGAACTGCTGGAGATGTTAATATGAAAGATTCAGATCAAGATTTTCCTAAAGAAACGGGCGATGATCACAAAGGTGGGATTAGTACTGGTCATGATTGGAAAGATTCGTCGGGGAACGACGGTGGGCCTTCTGCTTCATAGAACATGCAGGTTTGTGAAGTTGCATTGCACGAGTCTAGAATTTAGGGTTTAGTTTGTGGGAGTTTTTAAGTGTAGTTAATACGAAGCAGCAGTATAGTATGATTTGGACGTAAAGAATCTTGACTTTAGAGAAGTTAAATGTTTGACTATTGCTAAACATCTTTGGTTTCATAGTTTGTGTTTTTGATGTTCAATTCTTAAGGATTTGTTTCCAATATTGATGCATAATTTTGAAACTCTTGGGTTTTCCATGATTTTGTGTCTTTCTCGTCATGTTCAATGGGGTTGCTTTTAACTTATGACTAAAAGGGTAAATATACAGAAAGAATAtcaatatataaataatgttttgaatctTATACGCACCTCACATAATCCATGCaacctaataataataatttaataccATAGTATTATAAAATTAATGTTTTTGGCACCCTATCTTATAAAATTGTAACATTTTTTTAGAGTTATAACACCGTAATCTTATAAAACTAATGTTAACAGCACAAGGCACAATTTTATAAAACTATAATGTTCATGCAAGAACGCTACACAAATTAACATCATGTCGATTACAAATATAAGATGGATACTTCTTTTATATATGTTCAAGTGTTGTATTTAAAAATGGAAGAAATTATAAAACTAATGTTAACAGCACAAGGCACAATTTTATAAACTAATGTTCATGCAAGAACGCTACACAAATTAACATCATGTCGATTACAAATATAggatggatatatatatatatatatatatatatatatatatatatatatatatatatatatatatatatatatatatatatatatatatatatatatatatatatatatatatatatatatatatatatatatatatatattcaagtgTTGTATTTAAAAACGGAAGAAATTATagaattgcaaaaaaaaaaataataataataagactaggATGCACATCATAATTAATGTGGCTTTGTTGCTACTGATTAAGGACAATTTAGTAAGAGTATTTTACTTGTAAATAAATACCTAAAATCAACAATTACAAAATTTCAATTCGAAAATTTGTAATTTCTAAATCAATTCCATAACACCATATTTACTTTTGTCATTAACATATTTCACTTTTTATCAATGTTAAATGTTAACAATACATTTTTGAAGAAAACATGTCTCTTCAAAATTTAATATCGTGTATTATgcgtaaataataaatataagtatgttgttagataaattaaattatattttatatgtttaatattACTTAATATCATTAACATAGTTACTTAATCCTTATATCTTTTGGTGTAAtgctaatttaaaaaatatattaattgggTTGGTTGACCTTAAAAGCGTCAACTAGttattatataatgttttttCTTTGTCCCGTCTAGTTTTTTTGCTAGCCTGGTCTTTTTAAGGTCATCCACAATGGGAGTTATATGAAAGTTTAATGGAATAAATGTAAATATAATATAGATGAGAGAAAGTGTGGAGTTGAATGGCCATTGAACGGTGAAATGGAGTTGTAAttgaaaatttattaattttttatgaaTTAAAATGAATGTGTATATTCTCCTTTCTAATTGGCAATTCATACAACTCTCTATGGGTTTAATCCATTGGATATGACCTAAATTTCACCAAAAATAACTACATGTAAAATTAAAAGCTTCAGACAAACAAATATGTGTCATGTTAGCATTAGTAGATTTTTCCTCATTTGGTTGCTTAGCATTAATAAGTTTCAAAAATATGATGTATTCATCCTTAGTGAGGTGATAATGTTCCGATTTTCCGATAGACTCAACCAAACCAGAAGAGTTAGTTACCCCAGAAGATATAAAAgaaaaattcaaagaaaaattcttattttgattattttgacaCATAGAGTCATTTTTGGGTTTGAAATCTTTTGAGTATCCAATtattttgtaacatttttttatAAGGTGTTCTTTCAAACCATAATTTTTACACCAAACAACTTGATTCTGATTTCTATTAGAATTGTTAGGATTAAATCTATTGTTAAACCTATTATTGAAGCAATGACTGAATTTTAGAATAAGATTGAGAATTAGACAAGGACATATTTTCTCTGGTGTATTTTTCACGAGAAATTATGGAAAAATCAGTTTTAACATTTGGTAAATGATCCATGAGAAAAATGACTTTTAACTTGACTATAAGAGTCAACTGCATAagtttcatgagtttaaatgATCATTAAGGCTATGTTTGACGCGTCACAACT is part of the Lactuca sativa cultivar Salinas chromosome 7, Lsat_Salinas_v11, whole genome shotgun sequence genome and harbors:
- the LOC111902699 gene encoding uncharacterized protein LOC111902699; its protein translation is MDSSQSQYSHSASGSVSRSGTASHSRSENGSDSRSLSRSSSGSGSGSDSESMSMSSSDAGSNSARTSSPSAVNNPLEQHPQSESSGSLKTITSADFEPEEEENVDPMNQSTPSEEHHETASSTAKENAEDNTTTSHGKQRGAEEIEEEVDKKVSQLYENYIKLLDKKAEAPTDPIDIEIFRQSSWIWGDAAANSSDDDEDSLDKKTSNDLKDSSKQETGDDDMRDPIDSSKQEIGDGDLKDPKGWRKQENGDDDIKDSKGLSRQGTAGDVNMKDSDQDFPKETGDDHKGGISTGHDWKDSSGNDGGPSAS